A stretch of Lactuca sativa cultivar Salinas chromosome 6, Lsat_Salinas_v11, whole genome shotgun sequence DNA encodes these proteins:
- the LOC111882215 gene encoding uncharacterized protein LOC111882215: protein MIIWDEAPMSDRRCFEFLDKSLRDVLEDDTWFFGGMSMLLGGDFRQTLPVQPKSRKAQIINLTLPNSYLWSHFTVYRLHRNMRLSETATSVVSSSHTSDFASWLLDIGNGKIGTPDKDDPENTKIIHIPQPFLIRSENMGLESLIDFVYGYDMLANPTPEDLSVRAIICPKNETADRVNTLILSKTKGEQIIYNSCDSIKSPGRDTLELDALYPQEYLNNLDFSGVPPHKLLLKVNTPVMLLRNINQRE, encoded by the coding sequence ATGATTATATGGGATGAAGCTCCAATGAGTGATCGTCGTTGTTTTGAATTTCTTGACAAATCATTAAGAGATGTTCTTGAGGATGACACATGGTTTTTTGGTGGGATGTCAATGTTGTTAGGAGGTGATTTTCGCCAAACACTACCTGTTCAACCTAAAAGTAGGAAAGCACAGATAATCAATCTAACCTTACCGAATTCTTATCTTTGGTCACATTTTACTGTCTATAGATTACATCGTAATATGCGACTGTCTGAAACAGCGACTTCGGTTGTCTCTTCAAGTCACACATCTGATTTTGCTTCGTGGTTGCTTGACATTGGCAATGGAAAGATAGGAACTCCAGATAAAGATGATCCAGAAAATACAAAGATTATACATATACCGCAACCTTTCCTTATCAGATCAGAAAACATGGGATTAGAATCGCTTATAGATTTCGTCTATGGTTATGACATGCTAGCCAATCCAACTCCTGAAGATTTATCTGTCAGGGCTATTATATGTCCCAAAAATGAGACAGCAGACCGAGTGAATACTTTAATATTATCAAAAACCAAAGGTGAACAAATTATATACAACAGTTGTGACTCTATCAAATCACCAGGTCGAGATACATTAGAACTAGATGCACTGTATCCACAAGAATATCTAAACAATTTAGATTTCTCTGGTGTTCCTCCACATAAACTGTTGTTAAAAGTTAACACACCAGTTATGCTTTTAAGAAATATTAACCAAAGGGAATGA
- the LOC111882213 gene encoding uncharacterized protein LOC111882213, with the protein MFPSKRRVESTSGASGSRRSRRKLLLVDASILPVYYDCGDCCCICEFCGAFFWYYERVLYLSRVDHPRYTKCCKSGVVVLPPPVPPPDVLYEFFEDDHFMRNIRAYNSMFSMTSFGAKVDDEINKGRVPYVFKVSGQIFHWIGSFFPQDDKQPRFLQMYMYDTDNELSNRLRSFRGENNVVLSEEVVATLNRMLDTHNEYVRTFKTAREMAQTMRLDSYGVRLFNNVSDRRYRPPIPGSLGCIVYGDDTCGVAYDIVVYSKSGRVQQVSKLHPSYMPLQYPLLFPHGEDGWSPGLYLRGHYTSEDRNLTNNMYYSYQIHDRRAVYSLILRAGRLFQQYLVDAYICIEQSRLDYIHHNQQQLRSEYISGVYDALSKGDTDGRVIGKRIFLPASFVGGPRWPEYRRYMDVVGQSDIQDRPDIIARIFHIKVHAFITFLKEDKTFGEVDAYLYTIEFQKRGLPHCHTLLWVTSPFKIRDAEDVDKYITAELPDFASEPALYRTVTTCVDRVRFTLQRSEIDCATSSSTTSNAINEIKEFLDGRYICPHEASWRILNFPIHERHPAVHVLAVHLEGMQTTIFKENARLDTIIGIPTFGVTTLTEWFRNNQADTRGVNLTYTDYPSIYRWDTTAKAWIHRAITTKRTNTTIGRLAYVHPTARELFYLRILLSHQKGCRSFSDIKTVHGRTYSSFRDTCEVLGLTGDDREWLRAFDEAASWATAAELRSLFCNLLLFCEVGSPVLLWESAKSKMGDDICHAFTHASSDSQLIPNATTVEEQVLLEIQKILLASTPSRSLIDFGLPVPSPSILAVLRNRLLLEETNYNTELLSTQHACMVSKLNPYQLKIYQHVVTTEENKKQLLLFVYGHRGTGKTYLWTTILSYFRSIGKIVLAVAASGIASLLLPSGRTAHSRFVIPLDLNGKRSCNIKKKTQLAELLK; encoded by the exons ATGTTTCCTAGTAAGCGTAGGGTTGAATCCACTTCTGGTGCATCAGGTTCTCGCCGATCACGTAGGAAGTTGCTTCTTGTAGATGCTTCTATATTGCCTGTGTATTATGACTGCGGTGACTGTTGTTGTATATGTGAGTTTTGTGGTGCGTTTTTTTGGTATTATGAAAGGGTATTATACTTATCTCGGGTTGATCATCCACGTTATACTAAGTGTTGCAAATCAGGTGTTGTTGTTCTCCCGCCCCCTGTTCCTCCACCTGATGTACTCTATGAATTTTTTGAAGATGACCACTTTATGCGAAACATACGGGCATATAATTCTATGTTTTCCATGACCTCCTTTGGTGCAAAAGTGGATGATGAGATCAATAAAGGTCGTGTACCTTATGTGTTCAAGGTTTCCGGCCAGATATTTCATTGGATTGGTTCATTCTTTCCGCAAGATGATAAACAACCCCGATTTTTACAGATGTACATGTATGACACTGATAACGAGCTATCTAATAGGCTACGTTCTTTCCGTGGTGAAAATAATGTGGTCTTATCAGAAGAGGTTGTTGCTACTTTGAATCGTATGTTGGATACACATAACGAGTATGTGCGTACCTTCAAAACGGCGAGAGAAATGGCTCAAACAATGAGGTTGGATTCATATGGTGTTCGTCTGTTTAATAATGTGTCTGATAGAAGATACCGTCCACCAATTCCTGGTAGTTTAGGTTGTATAGTTTATGGTGATGATACATGTGGTGTTGCTTATGATATTGTTGTGTATTCTAAATCCGGAAGAGTTCAACAGGTCAGTAAACTGCATCCTAGCTACATGCCTTTGCAATATCCATTATTGTTTCCTCATGGCGAAGACGGATGGTCACCTGGGTTATATCTTCGTGGTCATTATACGTCAGAGGATAGGAATTTAACGAATAATATGTATTATAGCTACCAAATTCACGATCGACGTGCTGTTTATTCTCTAATTCTACGAGCCGGAAGACTTTTTCAACAATATTTGGTTGATGCATATATCTGTATTGAACAATCAAGACTCGACTACATACATCATAATCAGCAACAGCTACGTTCAGAGTACATCAGTGGTGTTTATGATGCTTTATCGAAAGGGGATACAGATGGTCGTGTTATTGGTAAACGGATTTTTCTTCCTGCTTCGTTTGTTGGTGGACCAAG ATGGCCGGAATATAGGAGGTACATGGATGTTGTCGGTCAAAGTGATATCCAAGATAGGCCAGATATTATTGCTCGCATTTTCCATATTAAAGTGCACGCTTTCATTACTTTTCTTAAAGAGGACAAAACTTTTGGTGAGGTAGATGCAT ATCTATACACCATTGAATTTCAGAAAAGAGGATTGCCTCATTGTCATACACTCTTGTGGGTTACTTCACCATTTAAAATACGGGATGCTGAAGATGTAGATAAATATATAACTGCTGAGTTGCCGGACTTCGCATCTGAACCCGCATTGTATAGAACGGTTACTACAT GTGTAGATCGTGTTCGGTTCACTCTTCAAAGATCAGAAATTGATTGTGCTACCTCCTCCTCTACTACATCTAATGCTATTAATGAAATCAAAGAATTCTTGGATGGTCGATATATATGCCCACATGAAGCATCGTGGAGGATCTTAAATTTTCCTATTCACGAACGTCATCCGGCGGTTCATGTTTTAGCAGTTCACCTAGAAGGTATGCAAACTACTATTTTCAAGGAAAACGCAAGGCTTGATACAATAATTGGTATTCCAACCTTTGGTGTAACAACATTGACGGAATGGTTCCGTAATAATCAAGCGGATACACGAGGTGTTAACCTTACATATACTGATTATCCGAGCATATACCGATGGGACACTACTGCTAAAGCCTGGATTCATAGAGCCATTACAACTAAAAGAACCAACACAACTATTGGCAGACTTGCATATGTGCACCCAACTGCAAGAGAGTTGTTTTACTTACGGATTTTACTTTCCCATCAAAAAGGATGTAGGTCATTCAGTGATATCAAAACTGTTCATGGGAGAACATATTCTTCTTTTCGTGACACATGTGAGGTATTGGGTTTGACCGGTGATGATAGAGAATGGTTAAGAGCTTTCGATGAGGCGGCTTCTTGGGCAACTGCTGCTGAATTACGATCACTTTTTTGCAATTTGCTATTATTCTGCGAGGTAGGCAGTCCCGTATTACTGTGGGAGTCAGCAAAAAGCAAAATGGGCGATGACATATGTCATGCTTTTACTCATGCTTCCTCAGATTCTCAACTTATACCAAATGCCACCACTGTTGAAGAGCAAGTGCTTTTGGAAATTCAGAAAATTCTTCTTGCTTCAACTCCATCAAGATCTCTTATAGATTTTGGATTGCCCGTGCCATCCCCATCTATTTTAGCTGTTCTAAGAAATCGACTTCTTCTTGAAGAAACAAACTACAACACAGAATTGTTATCCACTCAACATGCTTGTATGGTTTCAAAGTTGAATCCATATCAACTCAAAATCTATCAACATGTTGTCACCACTGAAGAAAACAAAAAGCAATTACTCCTTTTTGTTTATGGACACAGAGGTACAGGTAAAACGTATTTGTGGACAACCATTCTTTCGTATTTCAGATCTATAGGAAAAATAGTTTTGGCTGTTGCAGCATCAGGTATTGCATCATTGTTGTTACCTTCAGGCCGTACCGCACACTCCAGGTTTGTTATTCCACTTGATCTTAACGGCAAACGTTCATGCAACATTAAAAAGAAAACACAGTTAGCGGAGCTTCTAAAGTGA